The DNA segment CGACCGGCAGTTCGCCGTAGACCTGGAAGCGTCGACCCACGCCCTGGAAGCCAGACAGCCCCTGGACGATGGCGGCATCGCTGATGCCTTCGTCAGTGGCGATGGCGATGGTCGCCAAGGCGTTGAGCACGTTGTGGTTGCCTGGCATGTTGACCGATACCTCCAGCGGCTCGCAGTCGCGGCGCAGGACGGTGAAGTGGGTCTGCATGCCCTGCTGGCGCACGTTGATGGCGCGAATGTCGGCCTCTTCGCTGAAGCCGTAGGTCACCGTCGGTCGCTTGACCTGCGGCAGGATCTCGCGCACCACCGGATCGTCCAGGCACATCACCGCCAGACCGTAGAACGGCAGGTTGTGCAGGAACTCGACGAAGGTTTTCTTCAACTTGTTGAAGTCGCCTTCGTAGGTAGCCATGTGGTCGGCGTCAATGTTGGTGACCACGGCAACCATCGGCTGCAGGTGCAGGAAGCTGGCGTCGCTCTCGTCCGCTTCGGCGATCAGGTAGCGGCTGGCGCCGAGCTGGGCATTGGTGCCCGCTGCGGTCAGACGACCACCGATGACGAAGGTCGGGTCCAGGCCGCCAGCGGCGAACACCGAGGCCAACAGGCTGGTGGTGGTGGTCTTGCCATGGGTGCCGGCAACGGCGATGCCGTGGCGGTAGCGCATCAGCTCGGCGAGCATCTCGGCACGCGGCACCACGGGAATGCGCCGCTCAAGTGCGGTGGCGACTTCCGGGTTGGCCGGGTTGATCGCGCTGGACACCACCAGCACATCGGCATTGGCGGCGTTCTCGGCGCGGTGGCCGACGAAGATTTGCGCGCCGAACGACTCCAGGCGCTCGGTAACCGGCGAGGCCTTGAGGTCGGAGCCGGACACTTCATAGCCCAGGTTCAACAGCACTTCGGCAATACCGCACATGCCCACGCCGCCGATACCGACGAAGTGGATACGGCGGATACGGCCCATTTTTGGTTGGGGAATGGCTTTCTGGCTTTCAACCATGGGCCACCTCCAGGCAGATATCGACCACGGTGCTGGTTGCGGCAGGCTTGGCCAGGCGCCGTGCGGTGCCAGCCATGGAGTTGAGTTTCTCGGGTTGCATCAGCACCTCGTTCAGGCGTTCAGCGAGCTGCGCTGCGCCAGTTGTCGCTTGTGGCATCAGGAAGGCGGCGCCTTCACGAGCCAGATAGTTGGCATTGTGGGTCTGGTGGTCATCGATGGCGTGGGGCAAAGGCACCAGCATCGAGGGCAGGCCTGCCGCAGCGAGTTCGCTGACGGTCAGGGCACCGGCCCGGCACACCACCATATCGGCCCAGCCGTAGGCGTGGGCCATGTCCTTGATGAACGGCTCGACCTGAGCCTCGACCCCGGCTTCGCGATATCGCTCGGCGGTGATCGGCGCATGCTGCTTACCGGCCTGGTGGAACACCTCTGGCCGAAGGTCTGCAGACACTTGCGACAGGGCGTTAGGCAGCAATTTATTCAATGGTTCCGCACCGAGGCTGCCACCGAGTACCAACAAGCGCGCACGGCGCTCGGCCAGCGGTGCGCGCTGGGCGTCGAGGAACAGTTCCGGGCGCACCGGATTGCCCGTGGTACGGCGCTTGTCGCTGGCCGGGAAGGTGTCCGGGAAGGCTTCGCAAACCCGCGCTGCCAGCGGCACCAGCAGGCGATTGGCAGTACCGGCGCGAGCGTTCTGCTCGTGGATCACCAGCGGTACGCCGCACAGTTTTGCCGCCACTCCACCAGGGCCAGTGACATAGCCGCCGAAACCGATCACGCAGACCGGCTTGAGCTGGGCGATGATCTTGCGCGCCTGCAACACAGCCTTGATCAGGGTGAACGGCGCCTTGAGCAGCGACAGCTTGCCCTTGCCGCGCAGGCCAGTGACCTGGATCAGGTGCAGCGCCAGGCCAGCCTGGGGCACCAGCTCGTTTTCGATACCGCGTGGGGTACCCAACCAGTGCACGCTATAGCCGCGCGCCTGGAATTCACGGGCGCAGGCCAGCGCCGGGAACACATGCCCGCCAGTGCCGCCTGCCATGATCAGAACGTTTTTACCGTCAGCGGCCATGAGCGGTCTCCTCGGCAAAATCGCTTTCTTTGAATTCGTGCTCTTCACTGCCCAGGTGCGTGCGACTTTCCCATTCGATGCGCAGCAACAGCCCGACACAGGCACAGCAGATCACCAACGAGCTGCCGCCGTAACTGAGGAACGGCAAGGTCAGGCCCTTGGTCGGCAGCAGGCCGACGTTCACCCCGATGTTGATCAGGAACTGGCCGATCCACAGGAACGCCAGGCCGAAGGCCATGTAGGCGGCGAAGAATTGCTTGGCCTTCTCGGCCCACAGGCCGATGTACAGCGCGCGCACTGTGACGAACACGAACAGCGCCACGGTGCACAGGGTGCCGACCACGCCCAGCTCTTCGGCCAGTACCGAGAACACGAAGTCGGTGTGCGCCTCAGGCAGGTAGAACTGTTTCTGCACGCTGTTGCCCAGGCCCACGCCCAGCCATTCGCCGCGACCAAAGGCGATCAGCGCCTGGGTCAACTGGTAGCCGGAACCGAACTGATCGGACCAGGGGTCGGTGAAGGTGATCAGCCGCGCCATTCGATAGGGCTGCGCCTGCACCAGGACAAATACCGCAACCACCGCCAGCACCACCATCAGCGAGAAGCGGAACAGCCCCACCCCGCCGAGGAACAGCATCGCTGCGGCCGCGCCCATCATCACCACGGTGGCACCGAAGTCCGGTTCCATCAGCAACAGTCCGGCCATCGGCAGCAGCACGATGAACGGCTTGAAGAAGCCCATCCAGCTCTCACGCACTTCCTGCTGGCGACGCACCAGGTAGCCGGCCAGGTAGATGACCACGAAGACCTTGGCGATCTCCGATGGCTGGACGTTGAAGAAGCTGAAGCCGATCCAGCGCATCGAGCCGTTCACTTCACGGCCAATGCCCGGCACCAGTACCAGGAACAGCAAGCCGAAGGCGGCCAACAGCATCATGAAGCCCATGCGCTGCCAGGTGGCGATCGGCACCAACATAGTCACCCCGCCGGCGACCAGGCCAATGGCCACGTACACCAGGTGGCGGAACATGTGGTAAAGCGGATTGCCGGACTGCACGGCGGCCACTTCCGAGGAGGCCGAGGTGATCATCACCAGGCCCAGGCCGAGCAGTGCCAGGCAGCCCGCAAGGAAGGCGAAGTCGAGGTCGATGCCACGGCCACTGATCAGCGGCGACGGGTATGGCTTGAGGATGCCGAAGATCATGCCAGCCCCCCCGCCGCCTGGGCGAACAGGCGCCCACGCTCTTCGAAGTTCTTGAACATGTCGAGGCTGGCGCAAGCCGGCGACAGCAACACGGCATCGCCAGGCTGGGCCAGTTCGGCGCATTTCTGGACGGCCTCGTCCAGGGTCTTGACCCGCACCAGCGGCACGGCGTCACCCAGCGTTTGCGCCAGGCGCTCGGCATCGCGGCCAAGCAACACCACGGCGCGGCAGTAGCGCGCAATGGGCTCACGCAGCGCGGCAAAGTCGGCGCCCTTGCCGTCACCGCCAGCGATCAGCACCAGCTTGCCTTGGATATCGGCGCCCAAACCTTCGATGGCCGCCAGGGCGGCACCCACGTTGGTCGCCTTGGAATCGTCGTACCAGTTCACCCCATTGCGCTCGCGCACCCACTGGCAACGATGGGCCAAGCCGCTGAATTCGCGCAGTGCTGCCAGCATCGGCGCGAACGGCAAGCCCACGGCATGGCCCAGGGCCAAGGCCGCCAGGGCATTGCTGTGGTTATGCGCACCGCGAATCTTCAGCTCGCGCACCGGCATCAGGTTCTGGAACTCGAATGCCAGGTATTTCTCGCCATCGACTTCACGCAGGCCAAAGGCCTTGAAGTCGGGGGCGTTCAAACCGAAGCTCCAGCATGGACGGCCTTCGACCGGCAGTGGCCGGGTCAGCGCGTCCTGGCGGTTGACGACCACTTGATTGGCGCCACGGAAGATCCGGTGCTTGGCCAAGTGGTAGGCCGGCAGACCGCTGTAGCGATCCATGTGGTCTTCACTGATGTTGAGTACGGTCGCCACTTCGGCGTTGAGCTGATCGGTGGTCTCCAGCTGGAAGCTCGACAGCTCCATGACGTACAGCTCGACACTGTCATCGAGCAGGTCCAGCGCTGGCGTCCCCAGGTTACCGCCGACTGCCACACGCTTGCCTGCCTTGGCGGCCATCTCGCCGACCAGGGTGGTTACCGTGCTCTTGGCGTTGGAGCCGCTGATGGCAATGATCGGTGCCTTGGCGTTGCGGGCGAACAGTTCGATGTCGCCCGACAGCTTGACGCCGCGGGCTGCCGCTTGCTGCAGGGCCGGAGTGGCCAGGGCCAGGCCCGGGCTGACGTACAGCTCGTTGGCGCGGCAGAGGAAGTCGACGTCAAGCTCACCACAGCGTACTTCCACCTGCGGGTATTCCCGGCGCAGGGTTTCCAGTTCCGGCGGTTGCTCGCGGGTATCGGCGACCGCAAAGGCAATGCCCCGGTTCGCCAGGAAGCGAACCAGGGACATGCCGCTCTTGCCGAGGCCGACAACGATGCGGAATTGGTCGGAAGCGATCAGTGACACGCTCGTCTACCTCAGTTTCAGGGTTGCAAGGCCGATCAGCACCAGAATCACCGTGATAATCCAGAAGCGGACGATCACCCGTGGCTCAGGCCAACCCTTGAGTTCAAAGTGGTGGTGGATCGGTGCCATGCGGAACACGCGCTTGCCGGTCAACTTGAAGGAGGCGACCTGGATCACCACCGACAGGGTTTCCATGACGAACACACCGCCCATGATGAACAGCACGATTTCCTGGCGCACGATCACGGCGATGGTGCCAAGCGCTGCGCCCAGCGCCAGTGCGCCGACGTCGCCCATGAATACCTGGGCCGGATAGGTGTTGAACCACAGGAAGCCCAGGCCCGCACCGATCAGCGCGCCGCAGAACACGATCAGCTCGCCGGCGCCCGGCACGTACGGAATCAACAGGTACTCGGCGAACTTCACGTTACCCGACAGGTAGCAGAAGATGCCCAGTGCACCGCCGACCATCACCGTCGGCATGATCGCCAGGCCATCGAGGCCGTCAGTCAGGTTGACCGCGTTGCTCGAACCGACGATGACGAAATAGGTCAGCACCACGAAGCCGATCCCCAGGGGGATGGTCAGGTCCTTGACGAACGGCACGATCAGCGTGGTCTCGACGCTGGTCGGCGCGGTCATGTAGAGGAAGATCGCCGCGCCCAGGCCGAACACCGATTGCCAGAAGTACTTCCAGCGGCTCGGCAGGCCACGCGAGTTCTTCTCTATCACCTTGCGGTAGTCGTCGACCCAGCCGATGGCGCCGAACAGCAGGGTGACGATCAGCACCACCCAGACATAGCGGTTGGTCAGGTCAGCCCAGAGCAAGGTGCTGATGGCGATGGCAGACAGGATCAAGGCACCGCCCATGGTCGGGGTGCCGGACTTGGACAGGTGCGATTGCGGGCCGTCATTGCGCACAGCCTGACCGATCTGACGGACTTGCAGGGTACGAATCATCCACGGGCCCAGCCACAGCGACAGCGACAACGCAGTCAGTACCCCGAGAATCCCGCGCAGGGACAGGTACTGGAAGACCGCGAAGCCTTTGTGGAACTGCTGCAGATACTCAGCCAACAGCAAAAGCATTAATGTTTCTCCCCGCTGGCACCACACAATGCCGCCACGACGTTTTCCATCGCAGCGCTGCGCGAGCCCTTGATCAAGATAGTGGTGTCGCTGGCGCTCTCACCGCGAACGGCGTCGATCAGCTCAGCTTGAGTAGCGAAATGACGGCCATTGGCGCCGAACGCCTCGACCGCATGTGTCATGTTGGTCCCTACCGCGTACAAGGCGTCGACCTTGCCGCGTGCGTAGTCGCCCACCTGCCGGTGGCCTTCCTCCGCCCATTGACCCAGTTCGCCGATATCCCCGAGCACCAGGACGGTGCGTCCGGAAAAGCCGGCGAGTATATCAATGGCGGCGCACATCGAGGTGGGATTTGCGTTGTAGCTGTCGTCGATGACCCGCACGCCATTGGGCGCAACTTGCGCCACGGTACGTCCCTTGACCGGCTGCACCGCGTTCAAGCCAGCGGCGATCCCCGGCAGGCTGACCCCCAGGGCATGCGCGGCGGCGGCCGCGGCCAGGGCATTGCTGACGTTGTGGGTGCCGAGCAGGTTCAACTGCACCGGGACCGAACCGGCCGGACCGTGCAGGGTGAACGATGGGCAACCGCGCTCGTCGCGACCGACGTCGCTGGCGTGGAAATCTGCCTGGCTGTTAGCCAAGGCAAAACTGAGGATGGCGTGGTTGCCGGCACGTTTTTGCCAGATCGCAAAGGCCTTGTCGTCCAGGTTGAGAATGGCCGTGCCGCCCTCGCCCAGGCCTTCAAGGATCTCGCCCTTGGCTTCGACGATTTTTTCCGGACCACCGAACTCACCGACATGGGCGGTGCCGGCGTTATTGATGATGACCACCTGCGGCTGGGTCAGGCCAACGGTGTAGCGGATCTCGCCGATGCGCGAAGCGCCCAGCTCGATCACTGCCGCCGTATGCTCGGCGCCGATTTCCAGCAGGGTCAGCGGCGCACCGAGATCATTGTTGAGGTTGCCACGGGTGGCCAACACCGGCCCGCGCGTGCGCAAGATGGCGGCCAGCAGTTCCTTGACCGTGGTCTTGCCGCTGGAACCGGTAATGGCTGCGACCGGCTTGTCGAAGGCGGCGCGGTTCAGCGCACCGAGCTGGCCGAGGGCCAGGCGGCAGTCGGCGACGACCAACTGCGGCAGATCGACATCGGCAACTTCGCGCTCGACCAGAGCCGCCACGGCGCCTTTGGCCTTCACGTCGGCCAGATAATCGTGACCATCGAAACGTGGTCCGGCGAGCGCGACGAACAGCTGGCCATTGGTGACCGTGCGACTGTCGATGCTGACCCCGCTGAAGCTGATGTCAGTACCCACCAGGCGCGCTTGCAGTGGCGCCGTCAGTTGGCTAAGGGTCATGGGCTTAAGCATGTGGAGCCTCCCAGGCTGCTAGTGCCTTTTCGGCTTCGACCAGGTCGGAGAAATCGTGGCGCTCGCCGTTGATCTCCTGGTAGTCCTCGTGCCCCTTGCCGGCCAGGACGATGACATCGTCGGCTGCGGCGGTGGCGATCAGGTGGGCAATGGCCGCGCCACGGCCGGCGACGAATTCGACGGCACCAGGTTGGGCGAAACCAGGGCGGATATCGTCGAAGATCAACGCAGGATCTTCAGTACGCGGGTTGTCGTCGGTGACCAGCACGCGATCCGCCAGGCGCTCGGCCACTTCGGCCATCAGTGGACGCTTGCCACGGTCACGGTCGCCGCCGCAGCCGAACAGGCACAGCAGCTTGCCATGAGCATGTGGGCGCAGGGCTTGGAGGACTTTTTCCAAGGCGTCGGGCGTGTGCGCGTAGTCGACCACGACCAACGGCTTGTCGCCGCCACCCAAACGCTGCATGCGCCCGACCGGGCCTTGCAGTTTCGCCGTGACCTTGAGGATTTCGTCGAGCGAGTAGTCCAGGGCGAGCAAAGCGGCGACCGCCGCGAGCATGTTGCTCAGGTTGAAGCGCCCCAGCAGCTGGCTGCGCAGGATGCTTTCACCTTGCGCCGTCACCAGGATGGCACGCACGCCATCGTCGTCGAACGTGGCTTCGCGGCAGAACAACGAAGCCTCGGGGTTTTCCAGGCTATAGCTGAGCAGGCGCGTTTCGACGTGATCGGCAGCCGGCTTGCGGGCGAAATCGGCCGCCAGGCGGCGACCGAACTCATCGTCCAGATTGACCACTTGGGCGCGCAGGTTGGGCCAGGCGAACAACTTGGCCTTGGCCGCTTCATAGGCCTGCATGCTGCCGTGGTAGTCCAGGTGGTCACGCGACAGGTTGGTCATCACCGCGATGTCGAAGGCGAGCGCGGCAACCCGGCCCTGCTCCAGCGCATGCGACGAGACTTCCATGGCCACGGCCTTGCCACCGGCTTTCTTCAGGTCGTATAGGGTCGCCTGCACGGCAATCGGGTCAGGCGTGGTCAGGCGACCGCTCTGCAGTTCGCCGTAGAATCCGGTGCCAAGCGTGCCGATCAGCCCGCAACGCTGACCCAACGCATCGAGCGCCTGCGCCAGCAACTGGGTAACGCTGGTCTTGCCGTTGGTGCCGGTGACGCCAATCAGATTGAGCTGACGGCTCGGCTCGCCGTAGAAACGCCCGGCAATCTCCGACAGCTGGGCGATCAAGCCCTTGACCGGGATCAGCGGCGCGTCAGTGATCGGCAGTACGGTTGCACCCTGCTCTTCATAGGCAACGGCGGCAGCGCCACGGGCCAAGGCATCGGCGATGTGGTCGCGGCCGTCGACCTTGGCCCCTGGCACAGCCAGGAACAGGTCGCCTGGACGCACGGCGCGGCTGTCCAGGGTCAACTCACGGATCAGCGGATCGCGGCTGGCATGGGCGAACAGCTTGCTCAGTGGCATTGTCATCAACCACGCCCTCCTTTGGCGACTGCGGCGTTGACCTGCTGCGGCGCGGCAGGCGTTGCGGGTGCAGGCGGCGGCAGGTTGTCTGGCGGTACGTTCATCAGGCGCAGGGTGCCCGACATCACTTTGCTAAAGACCGGCGCCGAGACCAGGCCGCCGAAGTAGCCACCCTTGCTCGGCTCATCGATGACCACGACGATCGCATAACGCGGATCGCTCATCGGGCCGAAGCCGGCGAACAGCGAACGGTAGGCGTTTTCGGTGTAGCCCTTGGAGCCGACGGTCGCCTTACGCGCGGTACCGGACTTGCCACCGACGTGATAGAACGGCACCTGCGCCCGGTATACACCGCGCGGCGCTTCAATGACCTGCTGGAGCATGCCCTGGATGGTTTCGGCGGTCTCCTTGGGCACCACTTGGGTGGACTCAGGGGTCTTGTCGACCTTGACGATGCTCAGCGGCACCATCTTGCCGTCGTTGGCCAAGGCGGCGTAGGCGTGCACCAGTTGCAGCGCGGTGACCGACAGACCGTAGCCGTACGACAGGGTCGCAGTCTCGGCCTTGCGCCATTCACGGTGGTTAGGCAGGTTACCCACGCGCTCGCCCGGGAAGCCCAGGCCGGTGTACTGCCCCAGGCCCAGCTGCGACATGACCCGGTAGATGGCTTCACCGCCGATATCGAAGGCGATCTTGCTCATGCCTACGTTGGAGGAGTTGATCAGGATGCCGGTCAGGTCGAGGATCGGGCCCTCGCTGCGCGACACGTCCTTGATGGTGTAGCGGCCAATCTGCAGGCTGCCCGGGTAGACCTCGACCTTGTCGGTCGGCTTCCAGCGCCCGCTTTGCAGGGCGGCGCTCATCGACAGCGGCTTGACTGTCGAGCCTGGCTCGAACACGTCGATGATCGCCCGGTTGCGCATGGCGGCCGGGAACATGCTGCGACGGTTGTTCGGGTTGTAGGTCGGCTGGTTGACCATGGCCAGCACTTCGCCGGTCTTGACGTCCATGATCACCAGGCTGCCGGCCTTGGCTTCCTGTTCGGCGATAGCGTTACGCAGCTCGCGGGTGGCCAGGTATTGCAGGCGCAGGTCTATCGACAACGCCAAGGTCTTTCCGGCCTTGGCGTTTTTGGTTACCTGGATGTCTTTGATCAGCCGGCCGCGCCGGTCCTTGATCACCTGGCGCTTGCCGGGCACCCCGGCCAGCCATTCGTCGTAGGCCAGTTCCACCCCTTCGCGGCCGTGGTCGTCCAGGTCGGTAAAGCCGACCATATGCGCGGTGACATCACCGGCCGGGTAGAAACGGCGGAACTCTTCCATGCCGTAGACACCCGGGACTTTCAGGTCCAGCACTTGCTGGCCTTGCTCTGGGGTGAGGCCGCGTACCAGGTAGATGAATTCTTTGTTGGCCTGCTGGGTAAGACGCTCGGTCAACTGCTGCGGGTTTTGCCCGAGCACGGCAGCCAATTGCGCCCAACGGTCTTTGTAGGGCTGCATTTCCTTGGGGTTGGCCCACAAGGTGGTGACCGGGGTACTCACCGCCAGCGGTTCGCCGTTGCGGTCGGTGATCAGCCCACGGTGTGCCGGAATCTGGATATGGCGCAGGCTGCGCGCATCGCCCTGGCCCTTGAGGAAGGCACGATCGACCACCTGCAGATCGATGATCCGCCAGCAAATGGCGCCGACCATCAGTGCCAGCAAAGCGATCACGACGCGGAAGCGCCAGGGGTAGAGTGCGCCTTCGAGCTTCATCATGGCGCCACCATCCGCACTTCGTCAGCGGCAGGCACGCGCATCTTCAACTGCTCGCTGGCCAGGCTCTCGATGCGGCTGTGGGCAGTCCAGGTGCTTTGCTCAAGAATCAACCGGCCCCATTCGGCCTGGGCTTTGTCGCGCTCGCTCAGTTCGCCGTACAGGGCATTGAGCAACTGGCGATTCCAGTGCGCGCTGTAGGACACGGCGATCGCTGAAACCAGCACACCGACAAACAGCAGGAGCATCAGGAAGCTACCGCCTGGCAAAGGTTTGGCAAATAGCCGGCTCACCGCAACTTCTCCGCCACCCGCATGACGGCGCTGCGCGCCCGCGGGTTGGCCTTGAGTTCGGCATCGGAGGCGAACTGCGCCTTGCCGATCAAGCGGATCTTCGGCTCGAAGACTTTGTGCTGCACCGGCAGGTTGCGCGGCAAGTTGTCTGCCTCGCCCTTGACCAGTTTGCGCATGAACAGCTTGACGATACGGTCTTCCAGAGAGTGGAAGCTGATCACCACCAGGCGGCCACCGACTTGCAGCGCATCGAGCGCCGCTTCAAGACCGGCTTCAAGATCGCCCAGCTCGTTGTTGACGTGAATCCGCAGGCCCTGGAAGGCGCGGGTCGCCGGGTTCTTGCCCTTTTCCCAGGCTGGGTTGGCGACCTTGAGCACTTCGGCAAGGTCGGCGGTACGGGTGAACGGCTGTTTTTCGCGGCGCTCGACCACGGCACGGGCCATACGCCCGGAGAAACGCTCTTCGCCATATTCCTTGAAGACGCGGGCGATTTCTTCGACCGGGGCAGTGGCAATGAACTCGGCAGCGCTGATGCCCTGGGCAGGGTTCATGCGCATGTCCAGCGGGCCGTCGTTGAGGAAGCTGAAGCCGCGCTCAGGGTCATCGAGCTGCGGCGAGGACACGCCCAGGTCAAGCAGCACGCCGCTGACCTTGCCCGCCAGGCCGCGCTCGGCCACTTCCTGGCCCAGCTCGGCAAAGCTGCGTTGCACAATGACGAAGCGGCCGTCTTCGGCCGCCAGCGCTTGCCCGGTGGCAATCGCTTGTGGATCTTTGTCGAACCCCAGCAGCCGGCCCTGCGGCCCTAACTTGCTGAGAATCAGGCGGCTGTGACCACCCCTGCCGAAGGTGCCATCGAGATAGCAACCATCGTCGCGCAGGGCCAGTGCCTCGACAGCTTCGTCGAGTAGCACGGTGATGTGGTTGAAGCCGCTATCTATCGTCACAGGATCAGGTCACGCAATTCATCAGGCATGGCGCCCGGTTGTTGGATAGCTGCAAGATCGGCTGCCGAAACTGCGTTCCAGGCATCCTCATCCCACAGCTGGAATTTGTTCAGCTGCCCCACCAACATCGCCTTCTTGTCGAGCTTGGCGTACTCACGCAGGCGGGGCGGTACCAGGAAACGCCCACTGCCATCGAGCTCCAGGTCAACCGCATTACCGATCAGCAAACGCTGGAGGCGGCGGTTTTCCTCACGCAACGACGGCAAGGCGCGCAACTTGGCTTCTATCTGTTCCCACTCATCGAGGGGGTATACGCAAATGCAGGGATCGACCGCATCAATGGTCACGATCAACTGCCCTTGGCAACGCGAATCGAGCTCGTCACGGTACCGACTCGGCATGGCGAGTCTGCCCTTTGCATCGAGGCTGACGGCGTTGGCTCCGCGGAACACGGCTGCGATTCCCCACAATGTTAGCGTTTTTGTGTCAGAAAACCCACTTCATCCCACTTTCTGCCACTTGCGCACACTATAGGAATCCGCCCGCCACACCGTCAAGGCACGCTCGTAGGGAAATCCCTTACAGGACGGCGATTTAGCGTAACAATGAGAGGAAGAAGGAGTATCGGCGGGTAAATCTGAGGAAAAAAATCGCGCACACTCAGTCGGATAGAGTGCGAAGTTAAAGTGATTTATTAAGAGTAAGATTTTTTCGGTATTACCAATGCGTTCCTGCTATCGATTCAAGCAGGGAGGGATAGGTGGAGAGTCGATCTGTAAGCCGGGTTTTGTCGAGGACAGTCATTCCTCTACGACGGCCATCACTGGACGCCTCTAGCAACCTACCCGGTTCCGACGCGGGCCACGCCTAATGGAACCCTATTTGGTCTTGCTCCGAGTGGGGTTTACCTAGCCACGAACTGTTGCCAGACGTGCGGTGCGCTCTTACCGCACCTTTTCACCCTTACCGGCACCGAAGTGCTTAGGCGGTTATTTTCTGTGGCACTTTCCGTAGGCTCGCGCCTCCCAGGCGTTACCTGGCACTCTGCCCTATGGAGCCCGGACTTTCCTCCCCCCTCTTTTGCGGAACAAAAGAAGGCAGCGACTGTCCGATCGACTCTCCGCCGACAAGGTTAACGGCAGGCGCGCTCAAGAACAAGTGATATAGCAGCTATATCGCCAAGCCGAGCGCGCTTTACTGGCTGATTATCGAGCAAGCCTGTTCGGGCACCAGCAAATAATTCGAAACACTCAATTGAATTGCAGCAAGCCATTACTGAGCTTTTTGCTTTTCCAGCGCGGCCTGATAAAGCAGGTTTTTCCGCACACCGGTAATTTCTGCTGCCAAAGCAGCCGCACGCTTGAGCGGCAACTCCGCCAACAGCAGGTCCAGCACCCGCTGCGCCTCGTTACTGATCGCCTGCTCATCCTCTGGCGCACTCCACCCACCTACCAACACCACGCACTCGCCACGCTGCTGGTTGCTGTCGCCAGCGACGAATGCGCGCAGCTCACCCAAGGGCAAACCCTTGAGAGTCTCGAAGGTTTTGGTCAGTTCACGTCCCAGCAACGCCGGACGATCAGCACCGAACACGGCCTCCATATCTTCGAGGCACTCAAGAATACGGTGCGGTGCTTCATAGAAAATCAGCGTGCGCGGCTCTTCCTT comes from the Pseudomonas urmiensis genome and includes:
- the murC gene encoding UDP-N-acetylmuramate--L-alanine ligase gives rise to the protein MVESQKAIPQPKMGRIRRIHFVGIGGVGMCGIAEVLLNLGYEVSGSDLKASPVTERLESFGAQIFVGHRAENAANADVLVVSSAINPANPEVATALERRIPVVPRAEMLAELMRYRHGIAVAGTHGKTTTTSLLASVFAAGGLDPTFVIGGRLTAAGTNAQLGASRYLIAEADESDASFLHLQPMVAVVTNIDADHMATYEGDFNKLKKTFVEFLHNLPFYGLAVMCLDDPVVREILPQVKRPTVTYGFSEEADIRAINVRQQGMQTHFTVLRRDCEPLEVSVNMPGNHNVLNALATIAIATDEGISDAAIVQGLSGFQGVGRRFQVYGELPVDGGSVMLVDDYGHHPTEVAAVIKAVRGGWPSRRLVMVYQPHRYSRTRDLYDDFVQVLADANVLLLMEVYPAGEEPIPGADSRQLCHSIRQRGQLDPIYIERGVELAPLVKPLLRAGDILLCQGAGDIGGLAPQLMKSPLFAGAVVKQEKSK
- the murG gene encoding undecaprenyldiphospho-muramoylpentapeptide beta-N-acetylglucosaminyltransferase, with translation MAADGKNVLIMAGGTGGHVFPALACAREFQARGYSVHWLGTPRGIENELVPQAGLALHLIQVTGLRGKGKLSLLKAPFTLIKAVLQARKIIAQLKPVCVIGFGGYVTGPGGVAAKLCGVPLVIHEQNARAGTANRLLVPLAARVCEAFPDTFPASDKRRTTGNPVRPELFLDAQRAPLAERRARLLVLGGSLGAEPLNKLLPNALSQVSADLRPEVFHQAGKQHAPITAERYREAGVEAQVEPFIKDMAHAYGWADMVVCRAGALTVSELAAAGLPSMLVPLPHAIDDHQTHNANYLAREGAAFLMPQATTGAAQLAERLNEVLMQPEKLNSMAGTARRLAKPAATSTVVDICLEVAHG
- the ftsW gene encoding putative lipid II flippase FtsW, with translation MIFGILKPYPSPLISGRGIDLDFAFLAGCLALLGLGLVMITSASSEVAAVQSGNPLYHMFRHLVYVAIGLVAGGVTMLVPIATWQRMGFMMLLAAFGLLFLVLVPGIGREVNGSMRWIGFSFFNVQPSEIAKVFVVIYLAGYLVRRQQEVRESWMGFFKPFIVLLPMAGLLLMEPDFGATVVMMGAAAAMLFLGGVGLFRFSLMVVLAVVAVFVLVQAQPYRMARLITFTDPWSDQFGSGYQLTQALIAFGRGEWLGVGLGNSVQKQFYLPEAHTDFVFSVLAEELGVVGTLCTVALFVFVTVRALYIGLWAEKAKQFFAAYMAFGLAFLWIGQFLINIGVNVGLLPTKGLTLPFLSYGGSSLVICCACVGLLLRIEWESRTHLGSEEHEFKESDFAEETAHGR
- the murD gene encoding UDP-N-acetylmuramoyl-L-alanine--D-glutamate ligase, coding for MSLIASDQFRIVVGLGKSGMSLVRFLANRGIAFAVADTREQPPELETLRREYPQVEVRCGELDVDFLCRANELYVSPGLALATPALQQAAARGVKLSGDIELFARNAKAPIIAISGSNAKSTVTTLVGEMAAKAGKRVAVGGNLGTPALDLLDDSVELYVMELSSFQLETTDQLNAEVATVLNISEDHMDRYSGLPAYHLAKHRIFRGANQVVVNRQDALTRPLPVEGRPCWSFGLNAPDFKAFGLREVDGEKYLAFEFQNLMPVRELKIRGAHNHSNALAALALGHAVGLPFAPMLAALREFSGLAHRCQWVRERNGVNWYDDSKATNVGAALAAIEGLGADIQGKLVLIAGGDGKGADFAALREPIARYCRAVVLLGRDAERLAQTLGDAVPLVRVKTLDEAVQKCAELAQPGDAVLLSPACASLDMFKNFEERGRLFAQAAGGLA
- the mraY gene encoding phospho-N-acetylmuramoyl-pentapeptide-transferase, whose product is MLLLLAEYLQQFHKGFAVFQYLSLRGILGVLTALSLSLWLGPWMIRTLQVRQIGQAVRNDGPQSHLSKSGTPTMGGALILSAIAISTLLWADLTNRYVWVVLIVTLLFGAIGWVDDYRKVIEKNSRGLPSRWKYFWQSVFGLGAAIFLYMTAPTSVETTLIVPFVKDLTIPLGIGFVVLTYFVIVGSSNAVNLTDGLDGLAIMPTVMVGGALGIFCYLSGNVKFAEYLLIPYVPGAGELIVFCGALIGAGLGFLWFNTYPAQVFMGDVGALALGAALGTIAVIVRQEIVLFIMGGVFVMETLSVVIQVASFKLTGKRVFRMAPIHHHFELKGWPEPRVIVRFWIITVILVLIGLATLKLR